A genomic region of Bradyrhizobium sp. ORS 278 contains the following coding sequences:
- a CDS encoding transposase: MVRYRRHRLAGGAYFFTLALADRRSRALVEHVDLLRRAFRATRDERPFEIDAIVVLPDHLHVVLTLPHDDADFSGRWRRIKGQFSSALLHSGIAVPRRRNGELALWQRRFWEHTIRDDDDFERHVDYVHFNPVKHGLTRRVCDWPHSSFHRYVQDGALPEDWAGDLGADEADYGEPIL, translated from the coding sequence ATGGTTCGCTATCGACGTCATCGCCTGGCTGGCGGCGCATACTTTTTCACGCTGGCCCTCGCAGATCGCCGATCCCGCGCGCTGGTCGAACACGTCGACCTGCTCCGGCGTGCATTCCGCGCGACGCGTGACGAACGGCCATTCGAGATCGATGCCATCGTCGTGCTGCCCGACCATCTGCATGTGGTCCTGACGCTACCTCACGACGACGCCGATTTTTCTGGACGCTGGCGAAGGATCAAGGGGCAATTCAGCTCTGCCTTGCTGCATTCGGGTATCGCCGTGCCACGACGACGCAATGGCGAACTCGCGTTATGGCAGCGGCGATTCTGGGAGCATACAATCCGCGATGACGACGATTTCGAGCGGCATGTCGACTACGTGCATTTCAATCCGGTCAAGCACGGCCTGACCAGGCGAGTTTGCGACTGGCCACATTCGTCATTTCACCGTTATGTGCAGGATGGCGCTCTGCCCGAGGATTGGGCAGGTGATCTCGGCGCGGACGAGGCCGATTATGGTGAGCCAATCTTGTAG